From one Ooceraea biroi isolate clonal line C1 chromosome 7, Obir_v5.4, whole genome shotgun sequence genomic stretch:
- the LOC105277717 gene encoding odorant receptor 13a-like isoform X2, giving the protein MDISMYPGYRDFVWAVELNRYGLELVGLWPTLDKAAKTSYISDLRVCIIFIIIAFVCAIPFICSLIRVRSDIILVIDNLQVTLPVMVIVLKLIIMRWKQTALLSILNMMANDWRVFKVDTQRDVMLKWARTARFIVTCGYIMTGCAVIIAIVFPYFGVPFRRLSNLTDSDKPLPFQAYYFYDTDPSPQFELTFLFQSITMFLAAVIYTSVDALLGLVILHTCGQLENFKDQLANMAASKNFDSALRNSVLTHVRLIRFTNKIEDIFALMMLGLVIYFGIVFCLYGFLLLNVMMDEQMSEVPFSRICYVIVGVIILLAHTFLYCGAGELITEHGDAVYQAIYDLDWYKLDSRNSRSLMLLMIRASKPFRITAGKVIPLTMATFCSIFVRRG; this is encoded by the exons ATGGATATATCTATGTATCCAGGCTATAGAG ACTTTGTGTGGGCTGTTGAATTAAATCGATACGGTTTGGAATTGGTCGGTTTATGGCCAACATTGGACAAAGCAGCCAAAACTAGCTACATATCCGATCTTCGTGTTTgcatcatttttatcataatagCATTTGTTTGTGCTATTCCTTTTATATGTTCTCTTATACGAGTGCGCAGTGATATAATACTTGTGATAGATAATTTGCAAGTCACATTACCTGTCATGGTGATTGTGttaaaacttattattatgCGATGGAAACAAACAG CTCTCTTATCCATCTTAAACATGATGGCGAATGACTGGAGAGTATTCAAGGTAGATACACAGAGGGATGTAATGCTGAAGTGGGCACGAACTGCCCGATTCATCGTAACTTGTGGTTACATAATGACAGGATGTGCAGTGATTATAGCCATCGTTTTTCCATACTTTGGTGTACCATTTAGGCGATTGTCGAATCTTACGGATAGCGATAAACCGTTACCGTTTCAGGCCTATTACTTCTACGACACAGATCCGAGTCCACAATTTGAGTTGACATTTCTCTTTCAATCTATAACTATGTTCCTGGCAGCCGTTATTTATACATCAGTAGACGCCCTCCTTGGACTGGTGATCCTGCACACTTGTGGCCAGTTGGAGAATTTCAAAGATCAATTAGCCAATATGGCTGCATCCAAAAATTTTGATAGTGCTTTACGTAACAGCGTGCTCACCCATGTACGACTTATCAG ATTTACCAATAAAATCGAAGATATATTCGCTCTGATGATGTTGGGGTTGGTAATTTACTTTGGTATCGTATTTTGTCTGTATGGGTTTCTGCTACTCAAT gTGATGATGGATGAACAAATGAGTGAGGTACCTTTTTCACGAATATGCTATGTGATAGTTGGTGTTATTATTCTATTAGCACACACATTTCTCTACTGCGGTGCTGGAGAGCTTATAACAGAACAC GGTGATGCAGTATATCAAGCTATATATGATCTTGATTGGTATAAGTTGGACTCAAGGAACTCAAGGAGTcttatgttattaatgataCGCGCTAGCAAACCGTTTCGCATCACTGCAGGAAAAGTGATACCGTTAACAATGGCTACTTTTTGCAGC atttttgttAGAAGGGGTTGA
- the LOC105277717 gene encoding odorant receptor 13a-like isoform X1, giving the protein MDISMYPGYRDFVWAVELNRYGLELVGLWPTLDKAAKTSYISDLRVCIIFIIIAFVCAIPFICSLIRVRSDIILVIDNLQVTLPVMVIVLKLIIMRWKQTALLSILNMMANDWRVFKVDTQRDVMLKWARTARFIVTCGYIMTGCAVIIAIVFPYFGVPFRRLSNLTDSDKPLPFQAYYFYDTDPSPQFELTFLFQSITMFLAAVIYTSVDALLGLVILHTCGQLENFKDQLANMAASKNFDSALRNSVLTHVRLIRFTNKIEDIFALMMLGLVIYFGIVFCLYGFLLLNVMMDEQMSEVPFSRICYVIVGVIILLAHTFLYCGAGELITEHGDAVYQAIYDLDWYKLDSRNSRSLMLLMIRASKPFRITAGKVIPLTMATFCSLLKTSAGYTSFLLANYD; this is encoded by the exons ATGGATATATCTATGTATCCAGGCTATAGAG ACTTTGTGTGGGCTGTTGAATTAAATCGATACGGTTTGGAATTGGTCGGTTTATGGCCAACATTGGACAAAGCAGCCAAAACTAGCTACATATCCGATCTTCGTGTTTgcatcatttttatcataatagCATTTGTTTGTGCTATTCCTTTTATATGTTCTCTTATACGAGTGCGCAGTGATATAATACTTGTGATAGATAATTTGCAAGTCACATTACCTGTCATGGTGATTGTGttaaaacttattattatgCGATGGAAACAAACAG CTCTCTTATCCATCTTAAACATGATGGCGAATGACTGGAGAGTATTCAAGGTAGATACACAGAGGGATGTAATGCTGAAGTGGGCACGAACTGCCCGATTCATCGTAACTTGTGGTTACATAATGACAGGATGTGCAGTGATTATAGCCATCGTTTTTCCATACTTTGGTGTACCATTTAGGCGATTGTCGAATCTTACGGATAGCGATAAACCGTTACCGTTTCAGGCCTATTACTTCTACGACACAGATCCGAGTCCACAATTTGAGTTGACATTTCTCTTTCAATCTATAACTATGTTCCTGGCAGCCGTTATTTATACATCAGTAGACGCCCTCCTTGGACTGGTGATCCTGCACACTTGTGGCCAGTTGGAGAATTTCAAAGATCAATTAGCCAATATGGCTGCATCCAAAAATTTTGATAGTGCTTTACGTAACAGCGTGCTCACCCATGTACGACTTATCAG ATTTACCAATAAAATCGAAGATATATTCGCTCTGATGATGTTGGGGTTGGTAATTTACTTTGGTATCGTATTTTGTCTGTATGGGTTTCTGCTACTCAAT gTGATGATGGATGAACAAATGAGTGAGGTACCTTTTTCACGAATATGCTATGTGATAGTTGGTGTTATTATTCTATTAGCACACACATTTCTCTACTGCGGTGCTGGAGAGCTTATAACAGAACAC GGTGATGCAGTATATCAAGCTATATATGATCTTGATTGGTATAAGTTGGACTCAAGGAACTCAAGGAGTcttatgttattaatgataCGCGCTAGCAAACCGTTTCGCATCACTGCAGGAAAAGTGATACCGTTAACAATGGCTACTTTTTGCAGC ttattaaaaacatcgGCTGGATATACATCGTTTTTATTAGCAAACTATGATTAA